Within Triticum dicoccoides isolate Atlit2015 ecotype Zavitan chromosome 1B, WEW_v2.0, whole genome shotgun sequence, the genomic segment CATTGAGGTATCAGATGCAACCGTAATGTGACTTTTCTTCCAGTGCTTAAAGTAACTAGCATCTGCAATGGACCTCGGAATTGCCAGCCCAGGCAAAATGGCTGTCCATCGTAAAAAGAAACAGCAGAATCGAATCCATTTTATTCAGACTCTAGAAACTGTATGAACATCACGCATGCAGCAAGCAGCAGCACGGCCTGACTCAGGGTGCAAAAGCTAAGCTGAAGATAAGCACACAAATGTACAGGATGTACAGGACACATGCACAGATTACACAACCTGGGAATCATCCACAGGCTAATTGTCAATTATTATTACAAATAACACTGGATGGTTCAATAAGTCGCGGCCAACTGGATATATAGGACTCCAGCAAACTAAAACAAATGTAGACATTTGCGACGATGAGATCAGGCATGGTTACTCGCTGGCTTGACAACGGTGACCGGGCAGGCGGCGTTGTTCACGACGTAATCGCTGACGCTGCCCAAGAGCACCCTGCAGTTCAGAGATGCAAAAGATCAGCACTCTATTATGATGAAACAAACACACAATGTGGCTGAAGAAGAGTTTGGAGGTCAATTTGGTCGGTGGTCGCAACCTCTTGAGCTTGCCAAGGCCCCTGCTCCCAATGACCAGGCAGCTGATGGGCATGTCATGGATGGCTTGGCACAGCTTCTCGCGGGGATCTCCAAACAGGACTTTGGAAACCACAGCAACCTGCCGAAAAATGAAAACTCGGAATCTTGTTAAGCAAATGTGTCAAGGAGATCACGATGGTGATACATTATGGTGTGGAGTGGTCACCTCCTTCTGCTTAGCTATGGTGTTGAGCATGTCAAGTGTTTCAGCATCAGGCTTCACCCCATATTTCTTTGCAGTTGAAGGGTGAGAGAACTCCGAGAGGGGGATCAAAGCTGAAATGGAAGAAAGAAACGAGTACAGCGAGCACTGAGCAGTAGGCCACAGTTGTAAAACAACTTTATTTAGATAAACAAGGTGTGAGCATGCTAGGATCTTGCACATGTAAACTGCATGGACCAGGAATATCACACATGCCATTCATGGTCACATGAACAGCTAATTTACTTCGTTGATGCGTCCATATTTAACACTGttcatagcatagcatagcatagcatgcaGATGAGCACATGTAACATGATCTAGCTAACTACAGAACCATGGATGAGCTGATGGATGACAATCAGCAATCATGATCCCTGTGTAATTGAATTTGCAAGCGCGCTTAACAAGAAATGGTTAGATCCAGAGTTAGGATCGGGTGGTCAATTCGCCATCTGGCTAACCGAAATCTGCGCCGCTGCTCTCTCCCAGAGTTAAAGCGACACCTAGGAAAGCCCCGTGGACAGAGCAGAATGAGCGAACATGGTTGCCAACCGCTCCCCGGACAAGCCATGCTCTGTCTTCGCTAGCACCCCCTCCTAAATCCGGTCAAAACAAATTCTACGACCAGAGCAGGatattgctgctgctgctctgctctagtACAGCAAAAGGCAGACCAATTAATTCCAAGACAAGAAGCAAGTAGGCAACAGACATCGGCGAACATACGCGTGCGGATCATGGCAACTGCTACCCCTTGCGCCGACGCGGCTCGTACATATCGGAATCTTGCACGGGTCGGGGTGATTGGTGGGCGCGACCAGAAACTAAGATCAAGATCAGCAAGCAGGCAGACAAGTAGAGTATATAACTGCCGCGGTACAGTAGCAAGAGCAGGAGGACTAGGGAGGAAGAGTAGGAGGAGTCTGGTTGGTACGCACGGGAGCCGGAGGCCTCCCAGAGGAGGGTCTCGCCCTGCTCGTAGTCGGGGTCCTTGAGGACGTGCAGGAGGAGCAGGTTGTCGCCGGCGCGGAGCAGGTTGTCCGCCGCCCACTGCAGCGCCGCGCGGCTCCCCTCCGAGAAGTCCACCGCCAGGCCCACCCACCTCTCGCCGTCCGCAGCCATGGTCGATgtcttctcctctcctctcctcgctCGGctcttgggtggtggtggtggtggtggtggaggcacCGCTGTTTGGAAGGAGAAGTGGGGAGACGCAGGAACAATTAAGGACGACGACGACGGGGGTGGTGGCCTTCTCTTGTCGGCCAGAGGATATTTGTTTGACGCGGTGCGGTGCTACTCGTACATGGCATGTGTGCGTGATTGATTGAGGGCGCCCACATGCGCACCCGCTGGGCCACGTTTGGAAATTTCCCTCTCCGCCTCCTGCAAAGATTCTTTCTCCTAATGTTTGTTCGCAAtatggaaaaaaattcaaaaacttgGAGTATAAAATCTACAAGATGCTTTCGAGCTGCAAGTTTGTTTGTAATCTGGACAAATGTCATGATTTCCTTGCGGGGATTATGGATTTCTGAACTTGTAATCTGGATATTCATACTCGCCACTTGGTTATTTTTGTTGCCAGTTGTAGAGAAACTGAAAGTTCCCCACCGACTACAAGAATCATGTTCAAGAGAAACATGTTTCTAGTATCTGCCAATTCAAAGAAATGGTGTTGTGGactcctcgctctctctctctctctccaccaaaTATATGCCAGCAGGCGTACTACTATGCCAAGTGCTGCGCGACTATGGCACGGCGCCGGTACACGGCGCTGTATGCTTCTGGAGCGATCATCAGCTCTGATGGGGACAACTGAAGGTGCCGACGGATATTTGGAGATCGACGTCACAATCTTCTGTGTGTGTTTTCCTCTTTTCGGTTGTTTCTTCCCGGTTTGGGCtgaaaatgttaacgcccacacgtgtgggtgtcTGCATCTCGCtcacacgcgtggatccgcgttCGTTCGTGAgcgcacgaatcttggcatgtttcCAGTGCCACATAGGACTGgtctggtgtgtgggcgttcaccCGGGCGCCCACACGGCCGTTTCACTACACGGAAAGgactggtgtgtgggcgttcaacAGTTTGCCCACACGTCATTTTTTATGCACGCACAAGGGCTAGTGTGTGGGTATTTGCCATCTCGTTCACAcgaccgtctcctctcccacatccAAGCTGTTAGTTGCCATATGTTTTGCAGCGCACATGGCAACTaccctagtgtgctttataagcaggtggcaactctctttttatccgagttgccatgtgttttgcagggtacgtacacggcaactgcctagtgtgcacgtaagcagatggcaactctctctttaccgaattgccatgtgtttttgcatgatacatggcaactgccctaacgtggacgtaagcagatggcaactctttcttttACATGGCAacgccctagcatgcttgtgagcacatggcaactctctcaactgcctagtgttagtatggggcaactcctaaagttttgaaatcatgacaATCACAttagaccagaccatacatggcaactgcagttgagcaaccatggcaactgcagttgtccgacatggcaaccgtagttcagcgacatggcaactgcagttaaacgaacatggacgagggtctggaccatgtcAACTGCGGGCGCGCGATGACTGTCACGCGTGGCGTGCGGGACCAGGAGGTACAAGGCCTGACATATGGGGCGTGTGAGCGTTATCTACTTCGCCCACACACACGCGTGTGAGAGGGATTGGGAGGGAAAAAAAGGGTGtgtgtgggcattacttgttttgcccacacgtaggtgtgtgggctgttcctcttacacaccacacaaaatgtgtgggcggattccctaacgcccacacgtgtgacaCTTATCGGCGTCCTTACTTTTTTTACGAGGAAGTGTTTTCCTCTTTTCGGTGTTTTCTTCCCAGTTTGCGCTGAAAAGTTTGGTCTGGTTACTTTTTTTACGAGGAAGTGTTTACTTTTAGCATGGACCTCTAAAACAGACATCGTATTTGACCATGGACCGATTTGAACAGGGTTCCAACAATGATACACTTGGAAATATTAGCACATTCCCGATTAATCTAATCCACGAGTATACAGTAAACATAGCAAATACGGTATGCATCTCATACCGATACCTAAGCATGCGAGCACGTAAAGTACATAGAACCGGAAAACGATTCGATGATCCCTATAGGGAGCGGTCAGTGAGAGTTCATTATTGGGGACAGACAGACTGGCAAAACAACAATAGCCACAGATACAATTCTCTATGAACAGTATATATACGGCCAGCACGTGAACAAGTAGATAGGGGATGAACGAGTCATACCCACtagttggccaggccaacgcggcggcggcggcggcagcctcgGCAGCAGCCGAGGTCTTCTTCTTGGCGGCTTCGTCGTCAGCCATGGAGTCGATGCAGGGgtagtagtggaagcagaggcggatGGAGACGGGAACGGATCAGGAGCAGTCGcatcgagacgctccccaaaaactttattgtcgttctcccgggcaggatctcgaacgacaaGGTTCCAGAGGCACCTGCTCTCCCAACCAAccgtgcacgcggtcgtcgggatgggatcgccAAAAGCAACATAGAGACAGAAACAATAGATGACGGATAGGGTTgtgcaagagggagtgagtgaactgaaATAGGTCGCTGCACTGGCAAAAATAACCATTCCTGACCGGCAAAAAAAATTATTCGACGCGGCTCATTTCCTAAACACGCGGCGCGCGCGCGTTGTGACGAGGCGAGgcggatggcggcggcggaggagctagCATGTACAACTCGTCTTCCCAAGCTTCTAATGGCATGTGGTAGAGCAACCCTTATAAAGGGGTGTCGCTCTCACTCCATTAGCAGTATGGTACTAAACTTCACACCACTTGCCATGTACCTAAATGGGTCTTAGAGATTAACCAGAGATTATTGTCTTATATGAGCCTAAGCGCATATATAATCCAACAATCTCTCATCAGATCTCGAGACACATAAGTTTGTCAActattccaaacaatgtttgatatatACCAGAATTTTTAGTGGAggatgttaagttgaacttccacctaaagCAACATgattagacttcttcacaactAAACAATGGACTGTGCCTTGAATTGTGTGTTTGACGTGTAGAAGTTTCGCCTATTGTCAGATGATACATGGCTGCCGAAGGCTAAACCCCAGGTTTGAAGCTTATTATTCATACTCCTTACCTTCTCATGAGCTTCCTAGAGATTACCCAATCTCATAGAATGTGACCAatagtcgggctcacataggtgtgttcctccaaagaatgctatgtaggatagcatcttgcttacgtaaactttggaacacattaagacaaaagtcagcCTGCCTTACAGACTACAAGAGTATTATTGCATCTCCAACAGAGTGGGTTAATTAAGGATACTATCCTCAGTCGACCGCTGGATTATTTTCTCatgtcctaattcacgggatctccgatcacataggatgGGTTACCCCCATGGCAACTTACATGGTCTCATGCCCATCCCCCTtgatgcattttctatcacaattCGTGATAGCCCTTTCATAAAAGGGTCTGCCAGATTTTTAGCagtctccggagtttcttaattttctgacagattttaatcttcttcttatgtgcttgGTGGAttccatgttgtcctttgaactcttagtcTTGGCGATCACTGTTTGATTGTCACGGTTCATAAGGACAGTAGGGTCTGCTTTATCAAccacgggcaaatccatcaaaagctctcgAAGTCATTATGCTTCGATGCATGATGTGTCTAATGCTATGAGTTCTACTTCCATAGTCGATCTCATTAAGATCATCTGCTTGCAAGATTTCCAGAAAACAACACCACCATCAAGTGtgaacactggtacgcgtcggtgctatacaaacggttttaaaccccttttcgcgacggcatttggaaccgtcacctagtgagtgtgggcgattaggaggtccttcctacacgacccagaaactgtcggggatagggACCCTACAGTACTCCTTTTCATTTGTGGTCGCATTGCCATCacggtcggtattctgtggtgctacgtttacgatgcccgacccatcacaaacggttcactattatagaacgtgtatgataagcatacaatcacacacattcgcttttcacaaatcatatgcgataactaattaagaagattagctaatcgtcgtacgagtgtcggataggattacgaaacgtcggaccgtcctaacatcgtcgtacatgacaactatcgcacacgctattctgtggtgcaacgtttacgatgcatacttcatcagaaatagttcatggttgcaAATCGTGTACGATAAGAAAACTATCACAAACGGCTAGTTTGctagcaccgtttgtgatattatcTGACATCGCGCACGCtaggcaaacggcaactgtgtgcacgcttgcacacgtttcctctctgtgaaccatctcgaattatggtgtatatcacaaacgtttgtattttaccaaccccgtgtgccgtaacaacctggagagcgtaatttcaccgtaatttaattgctgctatatcaaattgaaattgaaattgaatgtatgctatagctttattcatatccatcgggttcagacaaccaatgaattattcgattcataggtacacatcaagaattacataagaaccaaataaataaTGATGAACCATAATTgtgtacttgtactattaaagacggtaaagaaagaggcaaaatacattctggttactgaacaaggtgaagcgaaatgcccatattgtgccctcctccatgcagaaggcacgcatgactctagtccaaccccttgtgatggtcaaccgcccatccttcatggtcttcatggaaacatctagataatcatcatgttctAGTAGAAAtattttaacctttgcatgccgaccaatcatgtagtttgagaggtaatctttagtaaactgctttgggaaccactgcaaaggaaaaaagattcagacattgtcatctaacacaactcgttatgggaagtaaaaagaaggttgcagagttcttacttaccatcctgcagtttgctgttgtattggataaagtgtaaacaaatagtttaattgtcaTCTTttcacccattttactaacaatctttatcagcttcctcacttgatgctggttcatcgatatctcatttccccatacgcagaaaggatcgaagcacggatctttaccaatgacatatgtacctaaaagcaccaagttaatattagaagataaacaccaattgcacaatgatgtagtacaacactcttatataatatcttataacatccaatatactcacacatTAGATGAATtagcatcttatattatgggctggaaggagtttattgcattcttacaaattatcggctgattaactgctgttgtatccataaattagagttagtttgagctagttcaggctcaaatagccctaaagtatatctaaacatgagggctagtttgagctagttgcatctataacccacccgaaaaaactatccaacccaagaggtgctaattggagatagttctcctagtgcatttattgtcaatctaagtatctaatcatgtcatccaaacacctctttggatggagttagttcagggttaatcatgagctagaaactaactctaacctctaagctaagttgagtatccaaacagggatgtttgttgttgttcttgatgctactcttctacgtgtatctagacatcatcagaacattaaggtaacactcttccttgtttctatgtagcctaggattgcatatgtagacattaagtacaatgcatgttgctatgtagcctcagatatattacatatggctcactaaaaaaagacacatccgtgacattttgggccgaacgaatttttttctgtcatacatatgacacttctatgacgataattgtgacaaaacccggtatcatcatagatgtggtgggctcctacttctatgacaaaaaatcatgacagaaaatggagttttcgtcctgggcgggccggagacgcaactgcatgacattctttgggccgtccatgacggaaaaaaccgtggtagaagcgagggggaggaaaatttcagggagttgccggttacggtgggaggtcgggggccgagcgatgcacatttctcttgtacacgtacgcgcgtgtgtgcgaggcgttggctctaactgaacccgagcgaggcgttgggctctaactgaacccgagcgattgcactgcaggctacgcgttacttaacccgagcgatcgatcgatggctgttaactgaacccgatcgagcgattccttcgctactgttgctaactgaagccgatcgatNNNNNNNNNNNNNNNNNNNNNNNNNNNNNNNNNNNNNNNNNNNNNNNNNNNNNNNNNNNNNNNNNNNNNNNNNNNNNNNNNNNNNNNNNNNNNNNNNNNNNNNNNNNNNNNNNNNNNNNNNNNNNNNNNNNNNNNNNNNNNNNNNNNNNNNNNNNNNNNNNNNNNNNNNNNNNNNNNNNNNNNNNNNNNNNNNNNNNNNNNNNNNNNNNNNNNNNNNNNNNNNNNNNNNNNNNNNNNNNNNNNNNNNNNNNNNNNNNNNNNNNNNNNNNNNNNNNNNNNNNNNNNNNNNNNNNNNNNNNNNNNNNNNNNNNNNNNNNNNNNNNNNNNNNNNNNNNNNNNNNNNNNNNNNNNNNNNNNNNNNNNNNNNNNNNNNNNNNNNNNNNNNNNNNNNNNNNNNNNNNNNNNNNNNNNNNNNNNNNNNNNNNNNNNNNNNNNNNNNNNNNNNNNNNNNNNNNNNNNNNNNNNNNNNNNNNNNNNNNNNNNNNNNNNNNNNNNNNNNNNNNNNNNNNNNNNNNNNNNNNNNNNNNNNNNNNNNNNNNNNNNNNNNNNNNNNNNNNNNNNNNNNNNNNNNNNNNNNNNNNNNNNNNNNNNNNNNNNNNNNNNNNNNNNNNNNNNNNNNNNNNNNNNNNNNNNNNNggtacgccacacccctcccgatgaataggacccccatttcgaccgtagcaggtccgtttcgtccgttttgcggtacgccacacccctcccgatcaacaggacccctgtttcgaccgtaggaggtccgtttcctctgttttgtggtacgccacacccctcccgatcaacaggaccccgttccgaatgtaggaagtccgtttcctctgttgtacggtacgccaggccttgtttccatcgcctgttccgtccaaccctcccgatgaacacgaccacgcattccgttccgacccagccggttggctcccacgcgttctgttgcctctcgatgaacacgatgcattccgttgcctcccgatgaacacgacgacgacgctgtttctccattccgacccagccatgtacacgagccctggccgtacgtacacatatgtggccgtattttctttcttgcacactggccgctgtacgtacgtgtacatgctacgtgcgcgcctctactacgacacgtacgcgcctctactacgacacgtgtgcgcctctacatcgaccagtatatatgtacgtacacgttcgtgatcagaatgacaacgctacgtacgcttcgacctggtgggtcccgactatcaggcacttccttgcgtgcgaagatgtagctggtgggtNNNNNNNNNNNNNNNNNNNNNNNNNNNNNNNNNNNNNNNNNNNNNNNNNNNNNNNNNNNNNNNNNNNNNNNNNNNNNNNNNNNNNNNNNNNNNNNNNNNNNNNNNNNNNNNNNNNNNNNNNNNNNNNNNNNNNNNNNNNNNNNNNNNNNNNNNNNNNNNNNNNNNNNNNNNNNNNNNNNNNNNNNNNNNNNNNNNNNNNNNNNNNNNNNNNNNNNNNNNNNNNNNNNNNNNNNNNNNNNNNNNNNNNNNNNNNNNNNNNNNNNNNNNNNatttttttttgcccagacgcacttccttgtgtgcgaagatgtagctggtgggtcccagcagtcaggggggcgaatcg encodes:
- the LOC119327256 gene encoding universal stress protein PHOS34-like; protein product: MAADGERWVGLAVDFSEGSRAALQWAADNLLRAGDNLLLLHVLKDPDYEQGETLLWEASGSPLIPLSEFSHPSTAKKYGVKPDAETLDMLNTIAKQKEVAVVSKVLFGDPREKLCQAIHDMPISCLVIGSRGLGKLKRVLLGSVSDYVVNNAACPVTVVKPASNHA